The DNA segment CCCGCGGCGTTCGGCTCGGCGGTGACGTTGGCGAGGACGGGCGGCTTCGGGTCCGCGAAGGGCACCCGGGCCAGGTCCCCGGCCAGGCGCTCGGCGGCCGGCGCCATCAGCCGGCAGTGGAAGGGCGCCGAGACCGCGAGCCGCGTGGCGCGCCGGGCGCCGGCCTGCTTCGCCTCTTCGCAGGCGGCGTCGACGGCGGCGCTCTGGCCCGAGATCACGGTCTGGCCGGGCGCGTTGAAGTTGGCGGGCTCCACCCAGGCGTCGCTGCGCTCGCGCGCGCGGGCGCAGGCCGCGGCGACGGCGGCCGCGTCGATGCCGAGGATCGCCGCCATCGCGCCGGCCCCGGCCGGCACCGCCTCCTGCATGTAGGCGCCGCGTGCCCGCACGAGGCGCACGGCGTCGGCGAGCGCCAGCGCGCCGCCCGCCACGAGCGCCGTGTACTCGCCGAGGCTGTGGCCGCCGAGATAGGCGGCGGGCAGCGGGCCGCCCGCGCGCTCCTCGAGCGCGCGCAGGAGCGCAACGCTCGCCGCCAGGATCGCGGGCTGCTGCACCTCGGTCGCGAGCAGCGCCTCCTCGGGGCCCTCGAAGCAGAGCTTCGCGAGCGGGAGCGCGAGGGCGGCGTCGGCCTCGTCGAAGACCGCGCGCGCGGCCGGTGAGGACGCCGCCACGTCGCAGGCCATCCCGACCTGCTGCGAGCCCTGACCCGGGAAGAGCAGTGCCAGCAACGGCGCTGCCTACTCCTCTTCGGGGAGCTGGATCCGCTCCGCGCCGCGATAGTGGCCGCACGAGCGGCACACGCGGTGCGGCAGGCGCGAGGCGCCGCAGTTCGGGCAGCTCGCGGAGGCGGGCGCGGCCAGCGCATGGTGCGCGCGCCGCCAGTTCTTGCGGGTCTTCGAGGTCTTGCGCTTCGGGACCGCCATCGCTTCCTCTCGTCGTCGGGCTAGGGCTCCTGCCGGCGCCGCAGCGCCGCCAGGGCCGCGAACGGCGAGGCCGGCCGCTCGGCCTCGCATCCGCAGGTCTCTCGATTCCGGTCCACCCCGCAGCGCGGGCACAGGCCGCGGCAATCCTCGCGGCACAGCGGCTGGACCGGCACGGCCAGGGCGACCACCTCGCGCAGGAGCGAGCGCAGGTCGATCGCCGGCCCCTCGAACCATCCCAACTCGAGCTCGTCCCCGAGGCACATCCCGAGGCGGGCCAGGTCGCGCGCGGCCTCGGGCTCGGCCGGCACGCGCCCGCCCGCCGGCTCCAGCACCAGGCGGAAGGGCTCGCGAAGCGGCGAACGATAGCGGACGAGGCACCGGCTGCACTCGAGCTCGAGCGCGCCCGTGAGCACCCCCTCGAGATAGGCGTCCTGCCCCATCCGGTGGGCCCGCAGCGTCACCGAGGGCGGCTCGGCCAGGGCGCCGCGCAGCTCGGGGACGCTCTCGAGCACCTCGGCCCAGCCCGGGTCGTCCGGGCCGAAGGCGAGCTCGGCGGGGGTCTGCTTCAGGCGATCGACGAAGAGCTTCATGAGGGCCTCGACGGGCTAGCAGAGGGCCCCGCCCTCCTGCCACCGCGCGGCTACATTGGCGCGCCGATGCGCCCGATCCGGACCCGCTTCGCGCCCAGCCCCACGGGGTTCCTGCACATCGGGGGCGCCCGCACGGCCCTCTACAACTGGGCCTGGACCCGCCGCGCGGGCGGCACCTTCGTGCTGCGCATCGAGGACACCGACCGCGAGCGCTCGACGGCGGAGGCCGAGGCCGCCGTGGTCGAGGGCCTGCGCTGGCTCGGCCTCGACTGGGACGAGGGCCCGATCCGCCAGAGCGAGCGGGGCGAGCGCCACCGGGCCGCCGTCGAGCGGCTGCTCGCGAGCGGCCGCGCCTACCGCTGCGTGTGCACGCCCGAGGAGATCGAGGAGCGCAAGGCCGGGGTCGTGGCGGCCGGCGGCAAGTGGACCTACGACGGCCGCTGCGCCGAGGCCGGCCACGGCCCCGGGCGCCCGCACGCGGTGCGGCTGCGGGTCCCGAAGCAGGGCCGGCTCGGCTGGGACGACCTCGTCTTCGGCCCGAGCGGCCAGGACGCGCGCGAGATCGGCGACCTCGTGATCCGCCGCAGCGACGGCTCCCCGCTCTACCACCTGGCAGTCGTGGTCGACGACGTCGAGATGGGGATCAGCCACGTGATCCGCGGCGCCGACCACCTGAACAACACGCCCTTCCAGCTCGCGCTCTACCAGGCCCTCGACGCGCCCGTGCCGGCCTTCGCCCACGTGCCGCTGATCGTCGGCGCGGACGGCCGCAAGCTCTCGAAGCGACGCGACCCTGTGTCGGTCCAGCACTTCCGCGCGCAGGGCTACCTGCCCGAGGCGCTCTGCAACTGGCTGGTGCGGATCGGCTGGTCGCACGGCGACCAGGAGCTCTTCTCGACGGAGGAGATCCGGGCCCTCTTCGGGCTCGAGGCCGTCCACCGCGCGCCCGGCCACGCGGACCTCCAGAAGCTCGACTGGGTGAACCGGAGCTGGATCGAGCGGCTGCCCGGCGAGCGCCTGGTCGCCGAGCTGCGCGCCTTCCTGCCGGCCGGCGCCGACGCGGACCCGGGCCTTCCCGGCCTCGTCGAGCTCCTGCGCGAGCGCAGCCGGACCCTCGCCGAGATGGCCGAGCGCGCGCGCTTCCTGGTGACGCCCGACGCCGCGCTCGCCTACGACCCGAAGGCCGTCGCGAAGCACTGGAAGCCCGCGCTGCGCGCTCCGGTCGCGGCGCTGCGCGCCGCGCTCGCCGGCGTCGAGCGCTGGGAGCCCGCCGCCCTCGAGGCCGCCTTCGAGGCGGCCCGCGCCGCGCACGAGGGGCTCGCCGTGGGGCCGCTCGCGCAGGCCGTCCGCGTCGCGGTGACCGGGAGCGCCGCGTC comes from the Deltaproteobacteria bacterium genome and includes:
- the fabD gene encoding ACP S-malonyltransferase, with translation MLALLFPGQGSQQVGMACDVAASSPAARAVFDEADAALALPLAKLCFEGPEEALLATEVQQPAILAASVALLRALEERAGGPLPAAYLGGHSLGEYTALVAGGALALADAVRLVRARGAYMQEAVPAGAGAMAAILGIDAAAVAAACARARERSDAWVEPANFNAPGQTVISGQSAAVDAACEEAKQAGARRATRLAVSAPFHCRLMAPAAERLAGDLARVPFADPKPPVLANVTAEPNAAGVRLPELLRRQVTEPVRFTEMVERLAALGVRRVLEVGPSRVLAPLVGRIAPALERASATGAAELDAAAAFAAAR
- the rpmF gene encoding 50S ribosomal protein L32 produces the protein MAVPKRKTSKTRKNWRRAHHALAAPASASCPNCGASRLPHRVCRSCGHYRGAERIQLPEEE
- a CDS encoding DUF177 domain-containing protein; the protein is MKLFVDRLKQTPAELAFGPDDPGWAEVLESVPELRGALAEPPSVTLRAHRMGQDAYLEGVLTGALELECSRCLVRYRSPLREPFRLVLEPAGGRVPAEPEAARDLARLGMCLGDELELGWFEGPAIDLRSLLREVVALAVPVQPLCREDCRGLCPRCGVDRNRETCGCEAERPASPFAALAALRRRQEP
- the gltX gene encoding glutamate--tRNA ligase, with translation MRPIRTRFAPSPTGFLHIGGARTALYNWAWTRRAGGTFVLRIEDTDRERSTAEAEAAVVEGLRWLGLDWDEGPIRQSERGERHRAAVERLLASGRAYRCVCTPEEIEERKAGVVAAGGKWTYDGRCAEAGHGPGRPHAVRLRVPKQGRLGWDDLVFGPSGQDAREIGDLVIRRSDGSPLYHLAVVVDDVEMGISHVIRGADHLNNTPFQLALYQALDAPVPAFAHVPLIVGADGRKLSKRRDPVSVQHFRAQGYLPEALCNWLVRIGWSHGDQELFSTEEIRALFGLEAVHRAPGHADLQKLDWVNRSWIERLPGERLVAELRAFLPAGADADPGLPGLVELLRERSRTLAEMAERARFLVTPDAALAYDPKAVAKHWKPALRAPVAALRAALAGVERWEPAALEAAFEAARAAHEGLAVGPLAQAVRVAVTGSAASPGIHETLAVLGRERTLARLDRALASWPA